A region from the Methanomicrobia archaeon genome encodes:
- the uvsE gene encoding UV DNA damage repair endonuclease UvsE: protein MKIGYPCLNRTIGCKAARTFRLKSYSEERVIDAVANNLDCLQNILAFNVERDLLFFRITSDLVPFASHRVNQFDWQRYFTSQFRTIGRFIKAQNIRISMHPDQFTLINSIDAEVFERSVRELRYHAAVLDLMGLDRAAKIQLHVGGVYGDKQASMQRFVTRYGELEDTIRRRLVIENDDRLYTLDECLQLHEETGIPVLFDVYHHEVNSSGASLREAVSRITGTWKHRDGLPMVDYSSPAPSSQRRGKHAETIDLRHFQQFIEETAGLEFDLMLEIKDKEASALQAVTVLKQLERI, encoded by the coding sequence ATGAAAATCGGCTATCCCTGCCTCAACAGGACCATTGGCTGCAAAGCAGCGCGAACGTTCAGGCTCAAATCGTACTCAGAGGAGCGGGTGATTGACGCGGTTGCGAACAACCTCGACTGCCTCCAGAACATACTCGCGTTTAACGTCGAGCGCGATCTCCTGTTCTTTCGGATTACTTCCGACCTCGTGCCCTTTGCCTCCCACCGTGTCAATCAATTCGACTGGCAGCGCTATTTCACGTCGCAGTTCCGTACGATAGGGCGATTCATCAAGGCCCAGAACATCCGAATCTCCATGCACCCCGACCAGTTCACGCTCATCAATTCGATTGATGCAGAGGTCTTCGAGCGCAGCGTCCGGGAACTGCGCTACCATGCAGCCGTACTGGACCTCATGGGACTGGACAGGGCGGCAAAGATACAGCTCCATGTCGGCGGCGTGTACGGCGATAAACAAGCGAGCATGCAGCGGTTCGTCACGCGCTACGGCGAACTCGAAGACACTATAAGAAGACGACTGGTAATCGAGAATGACGATCGGCTTTACACGCTTGATGAGTGCCTTCAACTACATGAAGAAACCGGTATTCCGGTATTGTTCGATGTCTACCACCACGAGGTCAACAGTTCCGGCGCGTCGCTCAGGGAAGCAGTAAGCCGAATTACCGGGACGTGGAAGCACCGGGATGGTCTGCCGATGGTGGATTACAGCTCCCCGGCACCGAGCAGCCAGCGCAGGGGCAAGCACGCCGAAACCATCGATCTGCGCCACTTCCAGCAGTTCATCGAAGAAACAGCAGGGCTCGAGTTCGATCTCATGCTCGAGATCAAGGACAAGGAAGCGAGCGCATTACAAGCGGTTACGGTGCTGAAACAGCTCGAAAGAATCTGA